The genomic DNA TCGCGGTAGGCCGGCGGGATGGTTTCCTCGTCGATCTTGGCGAGGGAGTTACCCATAAGCTCTAACCAGCGGTCATGCGCGGTGATATCGATGGGGTAAGGGGCGTGGCGCATGCGCAGGCGCGGGTGGCCGCGGTTTTCAGAGAAGAGCTGCGGACCACCCCAATACTGTGCCAAGAACCAGGTAAGGCGCTGCTCGGCGCCCTCCCAGTCGTTCTCGGGGTACATGGGGCCGATGACGTCGTCCTCTTTGACCTGGGAATAAAAGCCGTGGACGAGACGCTCAAAGGTCTCCATGCCGCCGACGGCCTCGTAAACAGAATCCATTTACTCTTCTTCTTCCTTGCGGGGATCGGCAATGCCGATGCCGTGCGGGTAGGGAGTCGTAATACCTTTAGTGTGCATGACATTGAGCACGCGGGACTGCAAGAAACGCTGAACGTCCCACTGCTTGCCCGGCAGGGTCTTGGTCGATACGCGGAAGGAAACATAGTCTGGTTCGAAGCCAGACATGCCGTCCACGCGGGGGGTGCTGAGAATGAGCTTGCGCACTTTGTCATCTTGTGCGGCTTCCTTGACGGCGTTCTCAATGACATCACCGGCAACCTCTGGGTCATTAGAAAGACCCACTGGGATCTGGATGCGGGCAACCGAGTACTCATCCGAATGGTTGGCCACCTGGAGGATTTCGCCATTGCGCACGTACCACAGGGCGCCATCGATATCGCGGACCGTGGTGATGCGCAGGGAGATGGACTCGACATCGCCAAAGACGCCATTGCCCAAATCAACCACGTCACCAATGCCGTATTGGTCCTCAATGAGCATGAAGATGCCGGAAAGGAAGTCCTTCACCAGCGCCTGTGCGCCAAAGCCGAGGGCAACGCCGATGACACCGGCGGAGGCGATAAGCGGTGCTACGTTGACCTCTAACTCATCCAGGATGGCGATAATGGCCCACACCCAGACGAAGATGGCGCCGGCAGAACGGGCTACGCCGGCAAGTGTCTTGATGCGGGAGGCGCGCCGGGTCTCGCGGGTTTGGCGCATGGCCTCTTCTTGTTGGCTGAGCTCGGCACGGTTAGCGCGGCTCTTGAATTTCCCGCGGAGGCGCTGCTTATCCAGTCCGGAGGATTTAATGCTATTTTCGGCCACTTTGTTGATAACTCGACGGAGGAGCCAGTGGGCGATAATGGCCAGGATAAGGATGATGGCGATGCGAGTCGGGCGCTCGATAAGCCAGCTTTGCACCTTCTCGTCATTCCAAAAACTGGACACGGACTCGATGGCCGAGTCCTTGGTGGAAGCTGCGGAGGCTAAGAATTGCGTATTCATCATTCTTTCTTAGTCGTGGACAATATGAACCGCGCCCATTGTAAGGGGTGTGCCTGAATGCGCGATGAGTTCCAGGGTAGGGACTGTGAAAATAAATAGCCATCTCTCCGTAGGAAATGAACAGCTTAGTCTAGACTGTGGTGCTATGACTGAACGCAGCACGCAGAACCTGGCCGAAGGCTTTACGTCCCGTTCCATCCATGGCGGCTACCACCCAGACCCGCACATGGGCTCCATTAATGTACCGATCTATGCATCGACCACGTTCGCACAAGATGGCTTGGCACAGCTGCGCGGCGGCTTTGAATACGGCCGCGTGGCCAACCCCACCGTGCGCTCGCTCG from Corynebacterium tuberculostearicum includes the following:
- a CDS encoding globin, with the translated sequence MDSVYEAVGGMETFERLVHGFYSQVKEDDVIGPMYPENDWEGAEQRLTWFLAQYWGGPQLFSENRGHPRLRMRHAPYPIDITAHDRWLELMGNSLAKIDEETIPPAYREMIWDHMQRVAAMMINKAP
- a CDS encoding mechanosensitive ion channel family protein, with the protein product MMNTQFLASAASTKDSAIESVSSFWNDEKVQSWLIERPTRIAIILILAIIAHWLLRRVINKVAENSIKSSGLDKQRLRGKFKSRANRAELSQQEEAMRQTRETRRASRIKTLAGVARSAGAIFVWVWAIIAILDELEVNVAPLIASAGVIGVALGFGAQALVKDFLSGIFMLIEDQYGIGDVVDLGNGVFGDVESISLRITTVRDIDGALWYVRNGEILQVANHSDEYSVARIQIPVGLSNDPEVAGDVIENAVKEAAQDDKVRKLILSTPRVDGMSGFEPDYVSFRVSTKTLPGKQWDVQRFLQSRVLNVMHTKGITTPYPHGIGIADPRKEEEE